Part of the Halococcus saccharolyticus DSM 5350 genome is shown below.
GGTGGTAGACGTGCCGCCGGCCGTCCGGTTCGACCGGTGTCTCGATTCCCTCGACATCGGCGAGGCCTTCGGTCAGCCGTGCGGCGTTCTCACGGCGTTGCTCATTGCTCTCCCGGAGGCGGTGGTCGATCTGGACGCGACCGATAGCCGCGAGCACGCTCGACATCCGGAAGTTGTGGCCGACCGTCGCGTGGTCGTAAGACCCACTTGTGTCGTCGCCGAACCGTGCCGCCGACCGGCCGTGGTTGACGAACCGTGCCGCGCGCGCCGCAACGTCCTCGTCGTCGGTAAGCACCATCCCGCCCTCGCCGGTGGTCAGGTTCTTCGTCGGATAGAAGGAGAAACACGCCGCGTCGCCGAACGTCCCGACGCGCTCGCCGTCGATGGCCGCACCGTGGGCCTGGGCAGCGTCCTCGATCAGGTGGAGATCGTGTGCCTCGGCGATCGTTCCGAGGCGCTCCATATCGGCCGGGAGGCCGAACAGATGGACCGCGAGGATCGCGTCGACGTCACGTTCTGCCACCACCGACTCGACCGCGTCGGGATCGAGGTTGTAGGTGTTTGGATCGATGTCGGCAAACACCGGCTCCGCACCGGTGAACCGGACTGCGTTGGCGCTGGCGATGAACGAAAACGAGGGTGTCACCACCGTGTCGCCGGGACCGATGTCGAGCGCTTCGAGGGCTGTGTGAAGCGCCGTGGTGCCGTTCGCGGTCGCCACGCCATGCGAAGCGCCACAGAACGCGGCGAACTCCTCTTCGAACCCCCGGACTTCGGGCCCGTCGGCGAGCTGTCCGCTCTCGATGATCTCGCCGACGCGCTCTTTCTCGCGCTCACCGAGCTCCGGATCGGCGATCGGGATCATATCGCGTTCTCCCCTGTGAGTTCGTCCGGCAGTGGTTCGTGGCGGGCGGGTACGCCGACCGCGAGCGTCTCCGGCGGAACGTCCTCGGCGACGACCGCGCCGGCGGCGACAAACGACCCACGGCCGACCGTAACTCCAGGCAGGAGAGTGGCGTTCGCGCCGATCGAGACGTGGTCCTCGATGGCCGGGCCGACGAGCTCGTGCTCACGGCGAACCGGATATGGATCGTTCGTGAGAACTGCGCGCGGACCGATGAACACCTGACTCCCGATATCGGTATGGGTGGGGACGTACACGCCGGTTTGAAGGCTGACGTGCGAGCCGACTGTGGTGGTACCGTCGATCGTGACGTCGGTGCCGACGAGGACGTCGTCGCCGATAGCAGTGTTCTCGCGGACGAGCGCGTTGTGACCCGTCGTGAAATCGTCGCCGATCTCGACATCGGCGTAGACGATGGTGCCAGCGCGGATCGTCGCGCGATCGCCGATGCGTGCGGGCCGGGCGTCCGGCGTGTGCTCGTAGCCGACCGTTGCGCCCGCGTCGAGGCGGCAGTCGGTGCCGGTAGTTGCGTGTGTATCGTCAGTCATCGGCGAGACCTCCTTCGGTTACACACCGTAGCGATGCAGTTGGGAGACGTGGAGGGCACCGGAGGTGTGGCGACGGGTCGCGGGACGTGGGCGGTGTCGCGCACCGTCGATGTCGCGTCCGGTGAGGGCTGTGGTGGCTCATTCGGTGGGCGAATGTGATGACGGGGCCGGGTTCTCGCTCCCCGCAGTCTTGCTGTCCCGTTATTTCTGAAAGAGACTCGTTTATCGTATATAGTGTTTTCCTATCGGCCACCGTCAATGTTTCCATCCGGTGACTCTCGGCATGTGGGGTTCTCCCCGATCGACTGGGGAACGTTCTCTTTCATTTATCGCACGAGTTCGCAGATGGACCGAACGGCTCGGACGAGATTCACCGATCGCGATCGATACGCTGCGTGCCTGACGGGATGTATCGCCGGATCAGCGGGATGCGGACGCCGAGACGTTGCTCGACGAGATCGATCGGAACCTCGTCCTCGGGCTGGAGACAACCAGTGACGGCAACCAACGTAACCGCAGCGAGACCGGCGAGGATGCCGAACACGGGGAGCGTGATCACCGACAGCGTGATGACGTCCGAAAGGACGAGTGCTGGCGGGAACAGTCCGAGCGGGAGCACGAGGAACGCTCGAACCGTCCATTTCGAGAACGGTGCGATCCCGGTCGTCCGCCAGAGCACCAGCATGGCAGTCGCGTTGAGCACGAAAAACGAGACCGCGGAGGCGACCGCCGCGCCGACGACGCCGTAGGTTGGGATCATCACGAGATTCAACGCGATGTTCAACACTGCGGTGACGGTGTTCACTGCGAGGATATAGGTGGTGTAGCCAAAGGCCGATAGAGTGTCTTGACACCGGCCGTTGGCCGCACTCATGAAAAAGCCGATCGAGAGGATCGCGAGGACGGTCGCGGACCGCGGATCGGTTTCGCTGAAGACGATCGCCACTACGTCACCGGGAAACGCGACGAACGTAAGAAAAAGCGGAAAGGCAGCGATGTAGATCCACTTCGTCGTCACCTTGTACACACGATCGACCTCCTCACGGTTGCTGTCGTTGTCGAGCCGCGAGGCGAGCGGCATGTAGAGAAAGCCGAACACCGAGAGGATTACCGGGAGACCGGCCGCGAGCGGGTAGCCGTAGTTGTACACGCCAGCGGCGTTCGGAGCCGAAGCGAGCGCACCGAGCATCAACTTATCGATTTGTGAAAGCATCGAAGAGACGGCCGAGGCAATCACCAGCGGTGCGGAAAACCGCAACAGTGCCCCTGCATGCGTCCGAAACAGGCCACGAAGCGGGAGGAGACGATTGAGAAAGACGTGTGCGACGACGAACGCGACGCCCGCCGCGATGATGTAGGCGTAGCCCGCGGCGAACACGCCGAGACCGAGACCGAACAGGAGGGCCAGAAGCAGCCCGACTCGGAGTCCGTTGTAGAGCAGATCGTACGCGTACGTCCGGTAGATGGTGTTTTCGTGGCCACGGATCGCACCAACGGCGACGCGAAGCCCGACGACCAGCGGGATCGCCGTCGCGAACAGTACCGGAACCAGTATCGGGGTGTCCGGATTGAAGAACACCCGACGAACTGGACCGCGAAGGATAACGATCCCCGAAGCGATCGCAAGCGCCGCCCCGCCAGCGATCACGAGACCGGTCACCCACACCCCCCGAACGTCACGATCGTCGTGGAATCGCGACATGAACCGAGGGATTCCTTGATTGAAGCCCACGAGCGCGATCGTAGTGCTGAACATCATCATCGGGAACGCGATGGAGAACGCGTTCCACGCGGAATCCGAGAGGACGTTACCAAGAAGCACCTGTTCGAACAGCTTCGAGAACGACCCAAACAGGCTGCCGACGAGCACGAGGCTGGCGCTCGACACCAGCGACGAGAGGTTCGCGTCGTCCGTGGCGGCCGAGCCCTCACCGGCCACCCTCGGCCTCCGTGGATCGTGGCGTCGAGAACCAGCGCCGACGGAACTTTTCGGCGGGCTGTGCGACGGGGATCATCATTCGATGGGTCTCCGTGGCGTCAAAATAGCGTTTCGTTCTCGCTGGCGCTCTCGTGGTGCCACCGGACACGGTGACATGCGGTGGTAATCAGAGGACATAAGGACGGATGGACTGGGAGAAGTAGTATATGCCGAGCCGTGGGTCGGGACCGGACACGCTCCTCGTCGGGCTCGATGCGGCCTGTGAGCCAGTGCTCGACCGGCTGTTCGCGGCGGGGGCCGACCTCCCGCATCTGCGATCGATCCTCGACGACGGCGCGAGCGGCCCCCTGGAGTCCCAGATTCCGCCGTGGACCGCGAGTGCGTGGCCGTCGCTGTACACCGGGACGAACCCCGGCAAACACGGTGTGTTCGGCTTTCTCGACTTCGACGGCTACGACTGGGACGTGGTGAACGCCACCGATGTCCGCGAGCGCGCACTCTGGGAGCTCCTCGATTCACAGGGGTTGTCGAGCGTCGTCGTCAACGTTCCCGTGACCCACCCGCCCAGGGAATTCGACGGCGCGCTCGTTCCGGGTTACGTCGCTCCCGACGATCCGACCTGTTATCCCGCGGGTCTCCTCGACGAGGTTCGCGACTCGATCGGTGCCTACCGAGTCTACCCCCGTCATACCGGCGGGAGCGACACCACGACTGACGAGAAAATCACGGAGTACCGCGACACCATCGAGATGCGCGGCGACGCGTTCCGGTATCTCGAGGACCGATTCGCGCCCGACTTCGGGTTCGTCGAGTTCCAGGCCACCGACACCGTCTTTCACGAGTGTCCCGGCGACTTC
Proteins encoded:
- a CDS encoding DegT/DnrJ/EryC1/StrS family aminotransferase; translation: MIPIADPELGEREKERVGEIIESGQLADGPEVRGFEEEFAAFCGASHGVATANGTTALHTALEALDIGPGDTVVTPSFSFIASANAVRFTGAEPVFADIDPNTYNLDPDAVESVVAERDVDAILAVHLFGLPADMERLGTIAEAHDLHLIEDAAQAHGAAIDGERVGTFGDAACFSFYPTKNLTTGEGGMVLTDDEDVAARAARFVNHGRSAARFGDDTSGSYDHATVGHNFRMSSVLAAIGRVQIDHRLRESNEQRRENAARLTEGLADVEGIETPVEPDGRRHVYHQYTIRTDDRDALRAHLDDEGIGTGIYYPTPIHEQPAYDEVTCDVPVTERAAEEVLSLPVHPNLSASDLETIMTAVRRFEMGGHPS
- a CDS encoding N-acetyltransferase, coding for MTDDTHATTGTDCRLDAGATVGYEHTPDARPARIGDRATIRAGTIVYADVEIGDDFTTGHNALVRENTAIGDDVLVGTDVTIDGTTTVGSHVSLQTGVYVPTHTDIGSQVFIGPRAVLTNDPYPVRREHELVGPAIEDHVSIGANATLLPGVTVGRGSFVAAGAVVAEDVPPETLAVGVPARHEPLPDELTGENAI
- a CDS encoding oligosaccharide flippase family protein, producing MAGEGSAATDDANLSSLVSSASLVLVGSLFGSFSKLFEQVLLGNVLSDSAWNAFSIAFPMMMFSTTIALVGFNQGIPRFMSRFHDDRDVRGVWVTGLVIAGGAALAIASGIVILRGPVRRVFFNPDTPILVPVLFATAIPLVVGLRVAVGAIRGHENTIYRTYAYDLLYNGLRVGLLLALLFGLGLGVFAAGYAYIIAAGVAFVVAHVFLNRLLPLRGLFRTHAGALLRFSAPLVIASAVSSMLSQIDKLMLGALASAPNAAGVYNYGYPLAAGLPVILSVFGFLYMPLASRLDNDSNREEVDRVYKVTTKWIYIAAFPLFLTFVAFPGDVVAIVFSETDPRSATVLAILSIGFFMSAANGRCQDTLSAFGYTTYILAVNTVTAVLNIALNLVMIPTYGVVGAAVASAVSFFVLNATAMLVLWRTTGIAPFSKWTVRAFLVLPLGLFPPALVLSDVITLSVITLPVFGILAGLAAVTLVAVTGCLQPEDEVPIDLVEQRLGVRIPLIRRYIPSGTQRIDRDR